A window of Leptotrichia wadei contains these coding sequences:
- a CDS encoding M50 family metallopeptidase → MGIIFTIIILGIIVFIHELGHFATAKYFGMPVTEFAIGMGPRIFSVKKKETVYSIRILPLGGFVNIEGMQPEKFDLKAFKKEKMDEIIEELKDEKNNENEIKDEEFISEVEKRLDTAVKQELKRQENIQKNGFFTKSPFSRFIVLIAGVAMNFISALIALYIMLSIAGIVPPQYSQAIVGEVEQSSKANGKLKVNDKILAVNSKNVANWSEMTKKIGEISQNYKNEDVILKILRNNKEITENIKLTYSEKTKGNILGIHLLSQKSTFGERIKISFLMFGDYFKMTLNGVKMLVTGKVAMKEMTGPVGLPKVIGEAYGQGGLFAMLGVFILISINIGIMNLLPIPALDGGRLIFIIPEFFGIKINKKIEEKIHFIGMIFLLVLMLIIVFFDVTKYF, encoded by the coding sequence ATGGGAATAATTTTTACAATAATAATTTTAGGAATAATAGTATTTATACATGAACTAGGGCATTTTGCTACGGCTAAATATTTTGGAATGCCTGTTACAGAATTTGCAATTGGAATGGGACCAAGGATCTTTTCAGTAAAAAAGAAGGAAACTGTTTACTCAATTAGAATTTTACCATTGGGAGGATTTGTTAATATTGAAGGAATGCAGCCTGAAAAGTTTGATTTGAAAGCATTTAAGAAGGAAAAGATGGATGAAATTATTGAAGAATTGAAAGATGAAAAAAATAATGAGAATGAAATTAAAGATGAAGAATTTATTAGTGAAGTGGAAAAAAGATTGGATACTGCCGTGAAGCAAGAATTGAAAAGGCAAGAAAATATTCAGAAAAATGGATTTTTTACAAAATCTCCATTTAGCAGATTTATTGTCTTAATTGCAGGAGTTGCAATGAATTTTATTTCTGCTTTGATTGCTTTATACATAATGCTTTCTATTGCAGGAATTGTGCCTCCTCAATATTCACAGGCAATAGTTGGAGAAGTTGAGCAAAGTTCAAAAGCAAACGGAAAATTAAAAGTAAATGACAAGATTTTGGCAGTTAATAGTAAAAATGTAGCAAACTGGAGTGAAATGACAAAAAAAATTGGAGAAATTAGTCAAAATTATAAAAATGAAGACGTTATTTTAAAAATATTGAGAAACAATAAAGAAATTACTGAAAATATAAAATTGACTTACAGTGAAAAAACTAAAGGAAATATTCTTGGAATACATTTATTAAGCCAAAAATCAACATTTGGTGAAAGAATAAAAATAAGTTTTCTTATGTTTGGAGATTACTTTAAGATGACTCTTAATGGTGTTAAAATGCTTGTGACAGGGAAAGTAGCAATGAAGGAGATGACAGGTCCTGTAGGGCTTCCTAAGGTCATTGGAGAAGCTTATGGGCAAGGAGGGCTGTTTGCTATGCTTGGTGTATTTATATTAATTTCCATAAATATTGGAATTATGAACTTGCTGCCAATTCCAGCTCTTGATGGAGGAAGATTGATTTTTATAATTCCTGAATTTTTTGGAATTAAAATTAATAAAAAAATTGAAGAAAAGATTCATTTTATTGGAATGATATTTTTGCTTGTATTAATGCTTATTATTGTATTTTTCGATGTTACAAAATACTTTTAA
- a CDS encoding ABC1 kinase family protein has translation MVDFMQKTRRLMKLSSVIAKYGFDELFKRGELERYIPKNVKRKYSDKIDEINSCTFYERIRMAIEEMGPVYVKFGQMLSNRKDILPEEMIIELQKLQDNVEVEKVDVKNKMNLELGIEIDDYFEEIEEEPIASASIGQVFKGRLKNGEKVVVKIQRENIKPVVEIDLEIMKNLAKTLENYYEDIKKMNIGNIVESFEKVLNEELSLNNELRNMQRFANNFKEDDRIHVPTVYKQLSNDRILTMEMIEGFKITDKEKIIEIGQDPKKIARIGLDLYLTQFLKYGFFHADPHPGNIFLKENGQIVFIDFGAMGKLYPNEREFLINLIIYSLKKDVKKMVEAIQELAIKFEVPDERKFERELYEIIEMIDENSLENIDIVTIFEKARKIFSNNQILLSEDIYLLIKGIGQIEGIGRHLDPNLNINEVMQPYMDKIAKERINPINIFKKETRKLETFSENWLTLPTDLKTILEKIQKNELKHRHEIIGFEKFQKTFEELVLAIIISSLFVGSSILALANIPPKIFGISGLGLLGFIIAGIMGINLFLKSKK, from the coding sequence ATGGTGGATTTTATGCAAAAAACAAGAAGACTTATGAAACTTTCCTCTGTAATTGCCAAATATGGGTTTGATGAATTGTTTAAAAGAGGGGAACTGGAAAGATATATTCCTAAAAATGTAAAACGAAAATATAGTGATAAAATTGATGAAATAAATTCCTGTACTTTTTATGAGCGAATAAGAATGGCAATTGAAGAGATGGGTCCTGTGTATGTAAAATTTGGACAAATGTTGAGCAATAGAAAGGATATTTTGCCTGAAGAAATGATCATAGAGCTTCAAAAATTGCAGGATAATGTAGAAGTTGAAAAAGTTGATGTAAAAAATAAAATGAATTTGGAACTTGGGATTGAAATAGATGACTATTTTGAGGAAATAGAAGAAGAACCGATAGCATCAGCTTCAATTGGACAAGTATTTAAAGGCAGATTAAAAAATGGGGAAAAGGTCGTTGTAAAAATACAGAGGGAAAATATAAAGCCTGTTGTGGAAATTGATTTGGAAATTATGAAAAACCTTGCAAAAACTTTGGAAAATTATTATGAAGATATAAAAAAAATGAATATTGGAAATATTGTGGAAAGTTTTGAGAAAGTGCTGAATGAGGAACTTTCCTTAAATAATGAACTTCGTAATATGCAGCGATTTGCAAATAACTTTAAAGAGGATGACAGAATTCATGTGCCAACTGTGTACAAGCAGCTTTCCAACGATCGTATTCTCACAATGGAAATGATAGAAGGCTTTAAAATTACCGACAAGGAAAAAATAATAGAAATAGGGCAAGATCCTAAAAAAATAGCTAGAATTGGACTTGACCTTTATTTAACGCAATTTTTGAAGTATGGATTTTTTCATGCTGATCCTCATCCTGGAAATATTTTTTTAAAGGAAAATGGGCAAATTGTATTTATTGATTTTGGGGCAATGGGAAAACTTTATCCAAATGAGCGGGAATTTTTAATTAATTTGATTATTTATTCACTAAAAAAAGATGTAAAAAAAATGGTAGAAGCAATACAGGAATTAGCAATTAAATTTGAAGTGCCAGATGAAAGGAAATTTGAGAGGGAACTTTATGAGATAATCGAAATGATTGATGAAAATTCACTAGAAAATATAGATATTGTTACGATTTTTGAAAAAGCGAGAAAAATATTCAGTAATAATCAAATTTTACTTTCAGAAGATATTTATTTGCTGATAAAGGGAATTGGGCAAATTGAAGGAATTGGACGGCATTTAGATCCAAATCTTAATATTAATGAAGTTATGCAGCCATATATGGACAAAATTGCAAAGGAGAGAATAAATCCGATTAATATTTTTAAAAAGGAAACAAGAAAACTGGAAACTTTTTCTGAAAACTGGCTAACTTTGCCGACAGATTTAAAAACAATTTTGGAAAAAATTCAAAAAAATGAACTAAAACATAGGCATGAAATAATTGGATTTGAGAAATTTCAAAAAACTTTTGAGGAACTAGTTTTGGCGATTATCATCTCATCACTGTTTGTTGGCTCATCAATACTGGCTTTGGCAAATATCCCACCAAAAATTTTTGGGATTTCTGGTTTAGGATTATTGGGATTTATTATTGCTGGAATTATGGGAATAAATTTATTTTTGAAAAGTAAAAAATAA
- a CDS encoding cell division protein SepF: MLLGLKRKLMEFFGDDIEDEDEDELSEEMSENEKKEVTTEQSQQNQQSKVQHKTTTRVESEKQPEEKKGIGSLFGVGKKEEITKMPTSKVNVSIIRPKVFEDSRLIADAIKENKIVTFSLEFLEYEVGQRVIDFVSGAAYAMSAHLSKVTDKVLTSIPMEIDYEDIDASLGEDEGDGTYL; this comes from the coding sequence ATGCTTTTGGGACTTAAAAGGAAATTAATGGAATTTTTTGGCGATGATATCGAAGATGAGGATGAAGATGAATTATCTGAAGAAATGTCAGAGAATGAAAAAAAAGAAGTGACAACAGAACAGTCACAACAAAACCAGCAGTCTAAAGTTCAACACAAAACAACAACTCGTGTAGAATCAGAAAAACAGCCAGAAGAAAAAAAAGGAATAGGAAGTCTTTTTGGCGTAGGAAAAAAGGAGGAAATTACAAAAATGCCAACATCTAAAGTGAATGTCTCGATTATTAGACCAAAAGTTTTTGAAGATTCGAGATTAATTGCTGATGCAATAAAAGAAAATAAAATTGTAACATTTAGTTTGGAATTTTTAGAATATGAAGTGGGACAAAGAGTAATAGATTTTGTAAGCGGAGCTGCTTATGCAATGAGTGCACATTTGTCAAAAGTTACAGATAAAGTTTTAACTTCTATTCCGATGGAAATTGATTATGAAGATATTGATGCTTCGTTAGGAGAAGATGAAGGAGATGGTACTTACTTATAA
- a CDS encoding YggS family pyridoxal phosphate-dependent enzyme, protein MELNDVKIQQNYRKIMEDIKKYSPYPEKVKILFVSKYLNVEEHRTLIEMGYDYFGENRAQLYRDKLNEFSGEKYKNIKWDFIGRLQKNKIKYIISSVNLIHSIDSYELLEEINKKAIENNKIINGLIEINVSKEESKTGVYIEDFKKDSEKYFSMSNVKIIGFMTMAPFEASEAEINSYFSNMRDLKEEYQKKYDYVTTLSMGMSNDYVEALKNGATIIRIGSKLFK, encoded by the coding sequence ATGGAATTAAATGATGTAAAAATTCAACAAAATTATAGAAAAATTATGGAAGATATAAAAAAATATTCTCCATATCCTGAGAAAGTTAAAATTCTATTTGTAAGTAAATATCTTAATGTTGAAGAACATAGAACTTTAATTGAAATGGGCTATGATTACTTTGGTGAAAATCGAGCTCAGCTTTATCGAGACAAGCTAAATGAATTTTCAGGTGAAAAATACAAAAATATTAAATGGGATTTTATTGGAAGGTTGCAAAAAAATAAAATAAAGTATATAATTAGTAGTGTTAATTTAATACATTCGATTGATTCCTATGAACTTTTAGAAGAAATAAATAAAAAAGCTATTGAAAATAACAAAATTATAAATGGATTAATTGAAATCAATGTTTCAAAGGAAGAATCTAAAACAGGAGTTTATATTGAAGATTTTAAAAAGGATAGTGAAAAATATTTTTCTATGAGTAATGTAAAAATAATAGGGTTTATGACAATGGCTCCATTTGAGGCAAGTGAAGCAGAGATAAATAGTTATTTTTCAAATATGAGAGATCTAAAGGAAGAATATCAAAAAAAATATGATTATGTTACAACTCTTTCTATGGGAATGTCGAATGATTATGTGGAAGCACTAAAAAATGGTGCAACTATAATTAGAATAGGAAGCAAATTATTTAAGTAG
- the nadC gene encoding carboxylating nicotinate-nucleotide diphosphorylase, with amino-acid sequence MSLRKIDKFQMDNSIKLALKEDITSEDVSTNAIYKDDRLAEISLYSKGEGILAGLDVFKRVFELNGSPVFTEYKKDGDEVFKKDLILKIRDDVKALLSSERVALNYLQRMSGIATYTKKMIEALDDKNICLLDTRKTVPNMRIFEKYAVVAGGGYNHRYNLSDAIMLKDNHISAAGSITKAIKLAREYSPFIKKIEIEVEDLEGVEEAVRAGADIIMLDNMGIETIKKAIKVIGKKAIIECSGNIDINNINRFKGLEIDYVSSGAITHSAKILDLSLKNLRYIE; translated from the coding sequence ATGAGTTTGAGAAAAATAGATAAATTTCAAATGGATAATTCAATCAAATTAGCATTAAAAGAGGATATTACTTCAGAAGATGTAAGTACAAATGCAATTTATAAGGATGATAGACTGGCGGAAATTTCTTTATATTCCAAGGGAGAAGGTATTTTAGCGGGACTTGATGTATTTAAAAGAGTTTTTGAGTTAAATGGTTCTCCTGTTTTTACTGAATATAAAAAGGATGGGGATGAAGTTTTTAAAAAAGATCTGATACTAAAGATAAGAGATGATGTAAAAGCATTGCTTTCTTCTGAAAGAGTAGCTTTAAATTATTTGCAAAGAATGAGTGGAATTGCAACTTATACAAAAAAAATGATAGAAGCACTGGACGATAAGAACATATGTTTACTAGATACAAGAAAAACTGTTCCGAATATGAGAATATTTGAAAAGTACGCAGTTGTAGCTGGTGGAGGGTATAACCACAGATATAATCTTTCTGATGCGATAATGCTAAAAGACAATCATATAAGTGCCGCTGGTTCAATAACAAAAGCTATAAAACTTGCTAGAGAATATTCTCCTTTTATTAAAAAAATTGAAATAGAAGTTGAAGATTTAGAAGGGGTGGAAGAGGCAGTTAGAGCTGGGGCAGATATAATTATGCTTGACAATATGGGTATAGAAACTATCAAAAAGGCCATAAAAGTTATAGGAAAGAAAGCTATAATAGAATGTTCTGGAAATATAGACATTAATAATATAAATCGCTTTAAAGGATTGGAGATTGACTATGTTTCAAGTGGAGCTATAACACATTCAGCTAAAATTTTAGATTTAAGTCTAAAAAATTTGAGGTATATAGAATAA
- a CDS encoding bifunctional metallophosphatase/5'-nucleotidase — protein MSMKNIDACLEKKENKREVNIKILGTSDVHGRVLAWNYGADEEDRSGSYAQISTLIKKIRKENKNVILVEVGDAIQDNWIEKFAMVPKHPVPQILNYVGYDVFVPGNHEFNFGMPTLSNILRDMKFNKLAANLYYNENAENDTNFSKNKKRYLNASVIIERDGIKIGVIGLSTPMSAQFEEDTGYLKDFYFVSPINETRRQIEKLKSEGANAIVVVAHMGIENENNIPETGVRDLANAVPEIDVIVAGHMHQNVPKEIINGVLITEPHRYGTFVSEVDLKFEIENGKISLISKDSTTVPVKDEEPDPEIEKIYKPFHNRLCKIANEKVGETLNDMVPKGKFHGVSAAFAKDTGLSSFITDVELYYSGADVVSFAYNYENVRLNKGEIRRKDIVYNYRYAGGDVTIYKMTGKQLKDYMEWAADYFDTIQPGDTKYRYNSERAGRKYVTFDIFGGVKYKIDLRNEKGNKITNLMLVNGKEITSEMELKVGMNAYRFEQLARKGGIFDGQKIPVLWASKEKIGEIDGTIQNMMIDYIRNVKNGVIEGKSHNNWEIVGL, from the coding sequence ATGTCAATGAAAAATATTGATGCTTGCTTAGAAAAAAAAGAAAATAAAAGGGAAGTGAATATAAAAATACTTGGAACAAGTGATGTACATGGAAGAGTACTGGCTTGGAACTATGGGGCAGATGAGGAGGACAGGTCAGGCTCTTATGCGCAGATTTCAACATTGATAAAAAAAATTAGGAAAGAAAATAAAAATGTGATTTTAGTGGAAGTTGGGGATGCGATACAGGATAACTGGATAGAAAAATTTGCGATGGTTCCAAAGCATCCTGTACCACAAATTTTAAATTACGTGGGATATGATGTCTTTGTACCTGGAAATCACGAATTTAACTTTGGAATGCCAACTTTGTCAAATATTTTAAGGGATATGAAATTTAATAAATTGGCAGCTAATTTATATTACAATGAAAATGCCGAAAATGACACTAATTTTTCAAAAAATAAAAAAAGATATTTAAATGCTTCTGTAATCATTGAAAGAGATGGCATAAAAATAGGAGTTATTGGATTGTCAACTCCAATGTCGGCACAGTTTGAAGAAGATACAGGCTACTTGAAGGATTTTTACTTTGTATCGCCTATAAATGAAACTAGAAGGCAAATAGAAAAATTAAAATCTGAAGGGGCAAATGCGATTGTCGTAGTTGCTCACATGGGAATTGAAAATGAAAATAACATTCCAGAAACTGGAGTGAGAGATTTGGCAAATGCTGTACCTGAAATAGATGTAATTGTTGCGGGGCACATGCATCAGAATGTTCCAAAGGAAATAATTAACGGTGTTTTAATTACAGAGCCGCATAGATACGGCACTTTTGTTTCAGAAGTCGATTTAAAATTTGAAATTGAAAATGGGAAAATCAGTTTAATAAGCAAGGATTCGACAACTGTTCCTGTAAAAGATGAGGAGCCTGATCCAGAAATAGAAAAAATTTACAAGCCTTTTCATAACAGACTTTGTAAAATTGCAAATGAAAAAGTGGGCGAAACTTTAAATGATATGGTGCCAAAAGGGAAATTTCACGGTGTGTCGGCAGCTTTTGCCAAAGATACTGGGCTGTCTTCGTTTATAACGGATGTAGAACTTTATTATAGCGGAGCAGATGTGGTTTCATTTGCATATAATTATGAAAATGTAAGGCTTAATAAGGGGGAAATCAGGAGAAAGGACATAGTTTACAATTACAGATATGCGGGCGGAGATGTTACAATATATAAAATGACAGGAAAGCAACTGAAAGATTATATGGAATGGGCTGCTGACTATTTTGACACGATACAGCCTGGAGATACGAAATATCGGTATAATAGTGAACGTGCTGGAAGAAAATATGTGACTTTTGATATTTTTGGTGGAGTGAAGTATAAAATTGACTTGAGAAATGAAAAAGGCAATAAAATTACCAATTTAATGCTTGTAAATGGAAAAGAGATAACTTCTGAAATGGAACTGAAAGTTGGAATGAATGCTTACAGATTTGAGCAGCTGGCAAGAAAGGGCGGAATTTTTGATGGGCAGAAAATCCCAGTATTATGGGCATCTAAGGAAAAAATTGGAGAAATTGATGGAACTATTCAAAATATGATGATTGACTATATACGAAATGTAAAAAATGGGGTGATAGAAGGGAAAAGTCATAATAATTGGGAAATTGTAGGATTATAA
- a CDS encoding MazG nucleotide pyrophosphohydrolase domain-containing protein, whose product MKSNAEDMTLKEVQYLIKRIEKGTLDESRDKEKSQQKRENGQRLVLKLIEEFGELAENIRKNVRFDGKNIKGTIEEEVFDVFYYVIAIANDYGIDLEKIFYIKDELNKVKYGREFSIYEAREKWKNIMENKKNKKEEGK is encoded by the coding sequence ATGAAAAGTAATGCTGAAGATATGACACTTAAGGAAGTCCAATATCTGATTAAAAGAATAGAAAAAGGGACTTTAGATGAAAGTAGAGATAAGGAAAAATCGCAGCAAAAAAGAGAAAATGGACAAAGATTAGTTTTAAAATTAATTGAGGAGTTTGGGGAACTGGCTGAAAATATTAGGAAAAATGTGAGATTTGATGGGAAAAATATAAAGGGAACGATTGAGGAGGAAGTGTTTGATGTTTTTTATTATGTTATTGCGATTGCGAATGACTATGGGATTGATTTGGAAAAAATCTTTTACATAAAGGATGAATTGAATAAAGTGAAATATGGAAGGGAATTTTCAATTTATGAAGCTCGGGAAAAATGGAAAAATATAATGGAAAATAAAAAAAATAAAAAAGAAGAGGGAAAATAG
- the hemW gene encoding radical SAM family heme chaperone HemW → MIETKNIKASKGKNVDAIYIHIPFCSKKCEYCDFCTFIRMEKEYRKYTDYLIKEIRMYPKIKYDTIYFGGGTPSLLPTEMINEILNELDWSENAEITLELNPTDMTFEKLKKFRKIGINRLSIGIQSFQDHVLKFIGRQHSSKDAVNIYKMARKAGFLNITVDLMFGIPNQSIEDLQRDLNILQELKPENVSIYSLIWEEGTVFWSKLQKGILSEIDQDLEALMYEKIIDFFEKNGYCQYEISNFARIDDKDVEIYEMTNFEDLKKLQKNAGRHNLKYWQNQKFVGVGMSAASYFDNNRYSNIRTFEKYYNLIDEKNLPIDENTIEIVDEVESEKLKKMLGLRLIQEGIEYFEDEKIEKLIENGLLEKFIIEKDNFINKKNKEFEKNECFDKNLAKNFYETRIRLTKKGMLLANNVFVEFI, encoded by the coding sequence ATGATTGAAACAAAAAATATTAAAGCATCAAAAGGAAAAAATGTTGATGCAATATATATTCATATTCCATTTTGTAGTAAAAAATGTGAATATTGTGACTTTTGCACATTTATAAGAATGGAAAAGGAATATAGAAAATATACGGATTATTTGATTAAAGAGATTAGAATGTATCCAAAAATTAAATATGATACAATTTATTTTGGCGGAGGAACGCCTTCGCTATTACCTACTGAAATGATAAATGAAATATTGAATGAACTTGATTGGTCTGAAAATGCTGAAATTACACTAGAATTAAATCCAACGGATATGACTTTTGAAAAGCTGAAAAAATTTCGAAAAATTGGGATAAATAGGTTAAGTATTGGGATTCAGAGTTTTCAGGATCATGTTTTAAAATTTATTGGAAGGCAGCACAGTTCTAAAGATGCAGTAAATATTTATAAAATGGCAAGAAAAGCTGGGTTTTTAAATATTACAGTAGATTTGATGTTTGGGATTCCTAATCAAAGTATTGAGGATTTGCAAAGGGATCTTAATATTTTACAGGAATTAAAGCCTGAAAATGTGTCAATTTATTCGCTTATCTGGGAAGAAGGGACCGTCTTTTGGAGTAAATTGCAAAAGGGTATTTTATCTGAGATTGATCAGGATTTAGAAGCTTTAATGTATGAAAAAATTATTGATTTTTTTGAGAAAAATGGATATTGTCAGTATGAAATCTCTAATTTTGCAAGAATTGATGACAAAGATGTCGAAATTTATGAAATGACAAATTTTGAAGATTTAAAAAAATTGCAGAAAAATGCTGGAAGACATAATTTAAAATATTGGCAAAATCAGAAGTTTGTTGGTGTTGGAATGAGTGCAGCTAGTTATTTTGATAACAATCGCTATAGTAATATACGGACTTTTGAAAAGTACTATAATTTGATTGATGAAAAAAATTTGCCGATTGATGAAAATACGATTGAGATTGTGGATGAAGTTGAAAGTGAGAAGTTAAAAAAAATGTTGGGACTTCGGCTCATTCAAGAAGGAATTGAGTATTTTGAAGATGAGAAAATTGAGAAACTTATAGAAAATGGGTTACTTGAAAAATTTATTATAGAAAAAGATAATTTTATTAATAAAAAAAATAAAGAATTTGAAAAAAATGAATGTTTTGATAAAAACTTAGCAAAAAATTTTTATGAAACAAGAATTCGTTTAACAAAAAAAGGAATGTTGCTAGCAAATAATGTATTTGTTGAATTTATTTAA
- the tgt gene encoding tRNA guanosine(34) transglycosylase Tgt, translating into MSIEKENQDFNNPIKYKLEKSDGNARAGVITTPHGEIKTPVFMPVGTQATVKAMTKEELEEINSQIILGNTYHLYLRPGDELVNDFGGLHGFMRWDRPILTDSGGFQVFSLGDLRKIKEEGVYFRSHLDGSKHFLSPEKSISIQNNLGSDIMMVLDECPPGLSTREYLIPSIERTSRWAKRCIEANRNKDRQGLFAIVQGGIYEDLRDKSLEELYEADYGFAGYALGGLAVGEPREDMYRILKYITPKLPENKPRYLMGVGEPADMLEAVEHGIDMMDCVQPTRIGRHGTVFTKYGRLVIKNAIYSRDDRPLDEGCDCYACKNYTRAYIRHLFKAGEILGQRLATYHNLHFLLKLMDNAREAIIDGRFKEYKEELLKNYAMGKESEWIKPKSI; encoded by the coding sequence ATGAGTATCGAAAAGGAAAATCAGGATTTTAACAATCCAATAAAATATAAATTGGAAAAAAGTGATGGAAATGCACGTGCGGGAGTTATAACAACTCCACATGGAGAAATAAAAACTCCAGTATTTATGCCAGTTGGAACACAGGCAACAGTAAAGGCTATGACCAAGGAAGAACTGGAAGAAATTAATTCTCAAATTATTCTTGGGAATACATATCATTTGTATTTACGTCCAGGAGATGAATTAGTAAATGATTTTGGCGGACTTCATGGATTTATGAGATGGGATAGACCGATATTAACTGATAGTGGTGGATTTCAGGTATTCAGTCTGGGAGATTTGAGAAAAATAAAGGAAGAAGGTGTTTATTTCCGTTCGCATCTGGATGGATCAAAGCACTTTTTATCGCCTGAAAAATCTATTTCAATTCAAAATAATCTGGGGAGCGACATTATGATGGTGCTGGATGAATGCCCGCCAGGATTATCAACACGTGAATATTTGATTCCATCTATTGAAAGAACCTCAAGATGGGCAAAACGTTGTATTGAAGCAAATAGAAATAAGGATAGACAGGGGCTTTTTGCAATTGTGCAAGGTGGAATTTATGAGGATTTGCGGGATAAAAGCCTTGAGGAATTGTATGAGGCTGACTATGGATTTGCAGGGTATGCTTTAGGGGGGCTTGCAGTTGGAGAGCCACGTGAGGATATGTATAGAATTTTAAAATATATTACGCCCAAATTGCCTGAGAATAAGCCGCGATATTTAATGGGAGTTGGAGAGCCAGCGGATATGCTTGAGGCTGTGGAACATGGAATTGATATGATGGATTGTGTTCAGCCTACAAGAATTGGTAGACACGGTACTGTATTTACGAAGTATGGACGTCTTGTTATAAAAAATGCGATTTATTCAAGAGACGACAGACCACTTGATGAAGGTTGTGACTGTTATGCCTGTAAAAATTATACAAGAGCATATATAAGACATTTATTCAAGGCTGGAGAAATTTTGGGACAAAGGCTTGCAACATATCATAATTTGCATTTTTTGCTAAAACTTATGGATAATGCACGTGAGGCAATCATTGACGGAAGATTTAAGGAATATAAAGAAGAACTGCTGAAAAACTATGCCATGGGGAAAGAAAGTGAATGGATAAAGCCAAAATCGATATAA